The genome window TTGGTGTTGTTGGTGAACTTGGCCTTGAACTTCAGGAAATCCATGCGGGAGACCCCATTGCTGAGTTCCACCACGAACTCTTTGGTCTCAATGGCCTCTTCCACATCTTGGAAGTAATTGGTGTGTTTCGGGTCGTCTTTTTTGTCTTTTTGGGCAATGGCTTGGCCTGATGTTACCATAATGGCTGCTGCCATCAAAAATGTACTGATGTGTGGTTTCATTGGGTATTTGATTTTAATGTTCGAGCCAGATTTACAACAAACATACCAATCCCTGTTCAATGAGAAAATGGAGGAATTAGCAAATGCTGGAAACTCGAGACCCTTAACTCGTTGCTACAACTGCTCCACCTTTATGATCTTCACGGGGCAGAGATTGGCGGCATGCACGTTCTCGTCATACTCGTCATCGCCCACAATTACCGAATGGAAACCGCGCTTTTCCTTGGAACCGATAAGCGTACACTTACCGTCCTTCTTGCTCATGCGCCAGCGATGCAAGGCCGCCTCCACGCAGTAGTTGCAACCGATGCATTTGTCTCGCTGTTGGGTAATTCTAATCATCCTATCCGTGTTCCTTCCATTCAGATTGTTTCGTTCTCTTCGACTTCGCTCAGGGCAAGCCGCAATTACGCTTTGACCTAACCGTCTGCAATGAATCCCCCTTTGGGGGACTTAGGGGGTTTCTACGCGGTAGAGTTTATCGGATGGGCGAATAATCTCATCAATGGCAATGGAGAAACTTACGCCCTTTTCCACCACATCCACGCTCTTGTCGTCCACGCGCAGTTCTTCGATGATCTTCTCCACCACACCTGTTGTTGGACCAGTGACGATGATCTTGTCTCCCACCTTCAGTGAGTGTGATTCCATCTTGAATTCCGCCACATTGATCTTTGGGAAGTACTTAACGCCCTTACCGATGTATTTCTTCTTGGTGGTGGCCTGC of Flavobacteriales bacterium contains these proteins:
- a CDS encoding ferredoxin; the protein is MIRITQQRDKCIGCNYCVEAALHRWRMSKKDGKCTLIGSKEKRGFHSVIVGDDEYDENVHAANLCPVKIIKVEQL